Below is a genomic region from Paraburkholderia sp. BL23I1N1.
CGCGAAGTCGAGCAGCCGCTGAACGTGTACGGCTATTCGAAGTTCCTGTTCGACCAGGTGATCCGTCGGGTGCTGCCCACGGCGAAGAGCCAGATTGCCGGCTTCCGCTATTTCAACGTGTATGGGCCGCGCGAGACGCACAAGGCGCGCATGGCGTCGGTGGCGTTTCACAACTTCAACCAGTTCCGCGCCGAGGGCAAGGTCAAGCTGTTCGGCGAATACAACGGCTACGCCGCCGGCGAGCAGACGCGCGATTTCGTCTCTGTCGAAGACGTGGTCAAGGTGAACCTGTTCTTCTTCGACAATCCGGACAAGTCGGGCATCTTCAATCTGGGCAGCGGCCGTGCGCAGCCGTTCAACGACATCGCGAGCACGGTGGTCAACACGCTGCGTGCGTTGAACAACGAGCCGCCGTTGTCGCTCGCGGATCAGGTGCAACGCGGGCTGATCGAATACATTCCGTTCCCCGATGCATTGCGTGGCAAGTATCAATGCTTCACGCAAGCGGATCAGTCGAAACTGCGTGCCGTCGGCTATGACGCGCCGTTCCTGAGCGTGCAGGAAGGTGTTGATCGATACGTACGTTGGCTATTCGGCCAGGTGTAAATCTTTCGGATACCTCTTTAACCCGAAGTTCCAGTATTGGCCGGGCGAGTTTGCCCCCGTGCCACAGGCACCGGCATAAATTCGGGGATCCGGTTTCTGTCTACGGGTGGATCTGTCTGATCAGATCGAGTGCGTGACGCTGCGTCACATTGGGCGTGGTGATGATGTCGAACGTCGGCGCCTCGGGGCCAGCTCCTGGTGTGCGGCAGGTGTTGCGCACAATGCTGCCCAGCTCGGCCATCAGCGTGGAGAAGCTGTGGACGGGCGAGCCATCCGCCACGGTGCGACTCACCACCTTCTCCTGCGCCTGCTGCGAGCGCTGCGCCGGCGCCACCGGGTCGCGCGTGGCCTTGGCCGCCAGGTCGGTGTCGGCGAACATCAGTTCGCGCCAGGCTTCGAGCATGTGCCATTCCACGTAGTAGGCGAGCATGCACAGCAGAATGTGCGCGCGCACCCGAGCAGCCGTGCGATGGTGGATTGGGCGCACCTTCAGGTCCACCGTCTTGAGGCTGCGGAAGGCCCGCTCGACGTTGGCCAGCGCCTTGTAGTTGCGCACGCACTCGGCCGCCTCCATGCGCGTGGCCTCGACCGAAGTACGGATGATGTAGATGCCGTCCAGCGCGGCCTCCGCGGCGATCGCCTCGTGCTTGCGCGTAAACGAGAAGCTCCCGTCGCTGATCTGCAGTTCAAAGTGTTTGGCCACCTTGTACTGGTTGACCACCTTGCCCACGCGCAGCCCAATCGCATCGGCGCCCTTGAGTCTGCCCGCTTCCACGCGTTCCTTGATCTGCTGCAGGTTCTTTTCGGTAGCAGCGAGCAGGTCCTGCCGCTTGTGCGCTCGCAGCGTCGCGAGCTGCGGATTGCGACACGCCACCAGCCGCTCGCCGGGATACTCCGGCGAGGCGATCTCCATGAGGTTGTGCTCATCGAACAGCCCCAGCTGCAGTTGGCCCTGCTCGACCAGTGCGCGGATCGATGCACTCTTCAAGGCCGTGATCCAGTCGATGCCCTGCGTCTCGCGCAGCTCGTCGATGGCCTTGCTGGAGATCATGCCGCGATCGCCGACCATCACCAGTTGCCCGACGCCGAAGCTCTCGCGCAGGCGCTGCACCTCGGGCAGGAAGGTGCTGCTGTCGGCCACGTTGCCTTCATACACCGACACCGCTACCGGGCAGCCCCGCGCATCGGTGAGCAGTCCGTAATTGACCTGCAGCAGTCCCTTCTTGCCGTCGCGGTTGTGGCCCAGCCGGGCCAGCGGGCAGGTGGTGCCCTCGAAGTAGCTCGAACTCAGGTCGTACAGCACCAGGCCGCCGGCGCTCAAATGCCGCGCGGCGAGCTTCTTCTGGATCGCGTCCTGGCGCGCGAGCAGCCAGTCCATCGCCGCGTACAGATCGTCCTCGTTCGCGTCGGCCACGCCGAAGTCCGTCGCCAGCGTGGTGGTGTGCCACCAGCGCGTGGTGGCCAGCTTTGTGTGCGGCGCCACGATGCGCGCGGCCACCATCGCCAGCACCCGTTCGCGCTCAGGTGAGGGCTTGCTGCCCAGCAGCGACGCGAAGTCCAGGCGCTGCATCGCCAACTCAACGGCCTGCACATGGCCGTGAGCGAGGGAGCCGGTGACTTCGAACGCCTGGCCCAGCGGGACGAACGTCTCGCCCTGCAGCGAGCGCCGAATGATCTCGATCAGCGGCTCGGGCAGATGCGAGAGGTTGCCCAGCGTCTCGTTCTTGACCTTGCCGTCCTCGCGGTAGCTACGTCGCAGCAGGTGCGTGCGGTACACCGTGCCCTTGTAAGTGCGCGTTGTGGTGACGACGTGAGCGGTTCCAGTCCTGCTTGCCATAGAACAAATATAGGTAATATTGCGTAGATTTCAAGAAATTTTAGTGACTACATTTTGTAATCCACAGGAAGGGCTTCGAAAGCGCGGATGCCTTGAAACACGGGGGCTTGCACCCGCTTGGTGGCTTGGGTGGATGGGGGAACTTCGGTTTAAACTGGAATCTCCCGGTTGGTCATGATCGCCAACCGGTTGTACGAGGGAGATTCCATATGTTTCGAAAAATTCTGGTTACCGCGGCCGTGCTGGCCGCTTTTGGCCACGCGTATGCGGCGGTCGACGTCAACACGGCTAACGAGGACGCGCTGCGCGGCATCAAGGGCATCGGTCATGCCAAAGCGAAAGCCATTCTCGACGAGCGTTCAGCGCATGGTCCGTACAAGGACCCGGCCGATCTCGGCAAGCGCGTCAAAGGCATAGGCGGGCATACCGTCGAGCGCCTGCAGGCGGAGGGTCTCGCTGTCGGTCCGGCTGGCGCGGCTGCTAACACGCAAGCTGCGGCGTCTGCACAGACCAAAGGCGCGGCCGCTGCGGGCAATGGCGCCAATGCGGCCGCTACCCAAAAGAGCAACGCCACTGTGGCGGTGAAGAAATAGCCTGATGCGGGCCGTGCGCGCTGGGCGGGTCAGCTCTGCGCGCCTGGTCCCGCGTATGCTCCGTTAGCGTCGTTTCCCTTCATGGTCGGAGTGGTTCAGAATA
It encodes:
- the rfaD gene encoding ADP-glyceromanno-heptose 6-epimerase; protein product: MTLIVTGAAGFIGSNLVKALNERGEQRIIAVDNLTRADKFKNLVDCEIDDYLDKTEFVERFKRGEFGKVRAIFHEGACSDTMETDGRYMMDNNFRYSRDVLDVCLAQHIQFLYASSAATYGGSSRFVEEREVEQPLNVYGYSKFLFDQVIRRVLPTAKSQIAGFRYFNVYGPRETHKARMASVAFHNFNQFRAEGKVKLFGEYNGYAAGEQTRDFVSVEDVVKVNLFFFDNPDKSGIFNLGSGRAQPFNDIASTVVNTLRALNNEPPLSLADQVQRGLIEYIPFPDALRGKYQCFTQADQSKLRAVGYDAPFLSVQEGVDRYVRWLFGQV
- a CDS encoding helix-hairpin-helix domain-containing protein; protein product: MFRKILVTAAVLAAFGHAYAAVDVNTANEDALRGIKGIGHAKAKAILDERSAHGPYKDPADLGKRVKGIGGHTVERLQAEGLAVGPAGAAANTQAAASAQTKGAAAAGNGANAAATQKSNATVAVKK
- a CDS encoding IS1634 family transposase, with product MASRTGTAHVVTTTRTYKGTVYRTHLLRRSYREDGKVKNETLGNLSHLPEPLIEIIRRSLQGETFVPLGQAFEVTGSLAHGHVQAVELAMQRLDFASLLGSKPSPERERVLAMVAARIVAPHTKLATTRWWHTTTLATDFGVADANEDDLYAAMDWLLARQDAIQKKLAARHLSAGGLVLYDLSSSYFEGTTCPLARLGHNRDGKKGLLQVNYGLLTDARGCPVAVSVYEGNVADSSTFLPEVQRLRESFGVGQLVMVGDRGMISSKAIDELRETQGIDWITALKSASIRALVEQGQLQLGLFDEHNLMEIASPEYPGERLVACRNPQLATLRAHKRQDLLAATEKNLQQIKERVEAGRLKGADAIGLRVGKVVNQYKVAKHFELQISDGSFSFTRKHEAIAAEAALDGIYIIRTSVEATRMEAAECVRNYKALANVERAFRSLKTVDLKVRPIHHRTAARVRAHILLCMLAYYVEWHMLEAWRELMFADTDLAAKATRDPVAPAQRSQQAQEKVVSRTVADGSPVHSFSTLMAELGSIVRNTCRTPGAGPEAPTFDIITTPNVTQRHALDLIRQIHP